One part of the Leptospira saintgironsiae genome encodes these proteins:
- a CDS encoding transglutaminase-like domain-containing protein, whose product MDILRIPLFSILVFSCLFVMELASESAYSSMSWEPAEPKTFSLSPLASEEKIKSSQGSLLIGEDLYLPANFPDTNGKNTGGLLIRNIKTGTANRLDLKETVRGLAFDKEEGQIYVRLKKEIVVLQNGSLEIKKKVPFFQTNVSWGNIGFAQGKLFEIRENKLIFYDKETGSESEQKDLPLPKVSFTFDCSGKEIFFWYSKDGTNLHSYDPVLNKIKNSFTVHLESKEAGRLSCFKNDLVVLSPESEVYQNLIRIGNDYYPGKEENLVLKGNLSYRFSPSKDTIRFVLKITPKENSPETEIAVAIPPQETSSQILSEEKFHPNGKLTEDKQNNRTLIIPIPALSSGQTWEETVYSAKLTRYNIDSGLSSFQTSWEDWKVPNEWKQYLEDTSVYKISDPEIVRIKEELKSSNSNIEEYIQAVYKYIRKNMVYKQDGRFDPAPTVLQNGHGSCTEHSYAQISLLRSAGIPARMAWNWLPVGEKVELNHKIAEVWHPSFGWIPMEPLAPPRTRAGLTYAKHIIFAVLNQPYHSIIKGGDTLANFTKPAGGAARSISIELTPEISHRSIKQSDSGAEEIYPKSNPVKNRVLEKSEERIVE is encoded by the coding sequence ATGGATATTTTGCGTATTCCCCTCTTTTCGATCCTCGTATTCTCTTGTTTATTCGTTATGGAATTGGCTTCCGAATCCGCTTATTCTTCCATGAGCTGGGAGCCCGCAGAACCGAAAACATTTTCTCTTTCTCCTTTAGCTTCCGAGGAGAAGATCAAATCCTCCCAAGGAAGTTTACTGATCGGAGAAGACCTTTATTTACCCGCCAATTTTCCGGATACAAACGGAAAGAACACTGGTGGTTTGCTCATCAGAAATATTAAGACCGGAACCGCAAATCGACTAGATCTAAAAGAAACTGTCAGAGGTCTTGCATTCGATAAAGAAGAAGGGCAAATTTATGTACGACTCAAAAAGGAGATCGTAGTATTGCAGAACGGTTCCTTAGAAATTAAGAAGAAGGTCCCATTCTTCCAGACAAATGTTTCTTGGGGAAATATCGGTTTTGCACAGGGAAAACTTTTTGAGATCAGAGAGAATAAACTGATTTTTTATGATAAGGAAACTGGATCTGAAAGTGAACAAAAGGATCTACCTCTTCCTAAAGTCTCTTTTACATTCGATTGTTCCGGAAAAGAAATATTCTTTTGGTATTCCAAGGATGGAACGAATCTACATTCCTATGATCCTGTTTTGAATAAGATCAAAAACAGTTTTACAGTGCATTTAGAATCTAAAGAAGCAGGAAGACTCTCTTGTTTCAAAAACGATCTAGTGGTTCTCAGTCCGGAATCCGAAGTGTATCAAAATTTAATACGGATCGGGAATGATTATTATCCTGGGAAAGAGGAAAATCTTGTATTAAAAGGAAATCTAAGTTATAGATTTTCTCCGAGTAAGGATACGATACGTTTTGTTTTAAAGATCACCCCAAAGGAAAATTCGCCGGAAACCGAGATCGCGGTAGCCATTCCTCCTCAGGAAACTTCTTCTCAAATATTAAGCGAGGAAAAATTCCATCCGAATGGAAAATTGACCGAAGATAAACAGAATAACCGCACATTGATCATTCCTATCCCTGCCTTAAGTTCGGGACAAACCTGGGAAGAAACAGTATATTCAGCTAAATTAACAAGATATAATATAGATTCAGGACTTTCTAGTTTCCAAACTTCTTGGGAAGATTGGAAGGTGCCGAACGAATGGAAACAATATCTGGAAGATACCTCCGTTTATAAGATATCCGATCCTGAAATCGTTCGGATCAAAGAAGAACTCAAATCTTCCAACTCGAATATAGAAGAATATATCCAAGCGGTTTACAAATATATCCGCAAGAATATGGTATATAAGCAGGATGGTAGATTTGATCCGGCGCCTACTGTTCTACAAAACGGACATGGCTCCTGCACAGAACATAGTTACGCTCAGATCTCATTATTACGCAGTGCTGGAATACCGGCAAGAATGGCCTGGAACTGGCTCCCCGTAGGAGAAAAAGTAGAGTTAAATCATAAAATTGCGGAAGTATGGCATCCTTCCTTCGGATGGATTCCGATGGAACCATTGGCTCCTCCGAGAACTAGAGCAGGGTTAACATATGCAAAACATATAATATTCGCAGTTCTAAATCAGCCTTATCATTCCATCATCAAAGGTGGGGATACATTGGCCAATTTTACGAAACCTGCCGGCGGAGCGGCCAGGTCAATCTCCATAGAATTGACTCCGGAGATTTCCCATAGATCCATAAAACAATCCGATTCGGGAGCAGAAGAAATTTATCCGAAATCGAATCCTGTAAAAAATCGTGTATTAGAAAAATCGGAAGAAAGGATCGTAGAGTAA
- a CDS encoding MarR family winged helix-turn-helix transcriptional regulator, which yields MATHYKGKPRDIKVLDAYIKLSRCADSIRTMEEKFLNQYNLTSGQFGCLETLYHLGPMCQKEIGQKIFSCEGNITQIIDNLEKRSLVLRVRSEEDRRYFIINLTEKGKELIGTSFPDYLEQLKGKMSCLSDEELKNLGQICKTVGLKSA from the coding sequence ATGGCCACTCATTATAAAGGAAAGCCTAGAGATATAAAGGTACTCGATGCCTATATCAAATTGAGCCGTTGTGCGGATTCTATCCGTACAATGGAGGAAAAATTCCTTAACCAGTACAATCTGACTAGCGGCCAATTCGGATGTTTAGAAACTCTTTATCATCTGGGCCCAATGTGCCAAAAAGAGATCGGTCAAAAAATATTCTCCTGCGAAGGGAATATCACACAGATCATAGACAACTTAGAAAAAAGAAGTCTAGTACTCAGAGTCAGAAGTGAAGAAGACAGACGTTATTTTATCATCAATCTTACCGAGAAAGGAAAGGAACTCATCGGAACTTCTTTCCCTGATTATTTAGAGCAGTTGAAAGGCAAGATGTCCTGCCTCAGCGACGAAGAACTCAAAAATTTAGGACAGATCTGCAAGACTGTCGGACTCAAATCCGCGTAA
- a CDS encoding DUF6962 family protein: MQISTAISDLVLAIFAVWAGLSVQSSSQKSVSKKGGAYGLFLIGLGALLGVVFFLGGDWISPIYRPIVHIAGVVGVPWIGIAFFNAGFGKIDGKTWNLLSLILLVLAILSYLYPLGLYTTLIGAIALIAVIVVCIQKYKGSHKTAALYGIAGALLFILSGLVIGTVGTIAGFPRVDLFHYGLAAASYCLGYSLKRIG; the protein is encoded by the coding sequence ATGCAAATTAGTACCGCTATTTCTGATTTAGTATTGGCAATCTTTGCCGTATGGGCCGGTCTTTCCGTCCAGTCTTCCTCTCAAAAGAGTGTTTCTAAAAAAGGAGGAGCCTACGGTCTTTTTTTGATCGGGTTGGGTGCACTTCTTGGTGTTGTTTTCTTTTTAGGTGGAGATTGGATCAGCCCAATTTATAGACCTATCGTGCATATTGCAGGAGTGGTTGGAGTTCCTTGGATTGGGATCGCATTTTTTAATGCAGGTTTCGGAAAGATAGATGGCAAAACTTGGAATCTTCTTAGCTTAATTCTTTTGGTTTTAGCTATATTAAGTTATCTTTATCCTTTAGGTTTATATACAACATTGATCGGAGCAATTGCATTGATCGCTGTTATAGTAGTATGTATCCAAAAGTATAAAGGTTCTCATAAGACTGCTGCATTGTATGGGATTGCAGGTGCTCTACTTTTTATTCTGTCCGGACTTGTGATAGGAACTGTAGGAACAATCGCAGGATTTCCTAGAGTGGATCTATTCCATTATGGATTAGCTGCCGCTTCTTATTGTTTAGGATATTCTTTAAAAAGGATCGGATAA
- a CDS encoding aldo/keto reductase, with the protein MQNLVLNQSIQLNNGVEMPVFGLGVWKTRSGKECTDAVLNALEYGYRHIDTAKIYGNESDVGQAIKKSGIPRKELFITTKLWNSDQRNPRKYLDESLQTLGLDTIDLYLIHFPVAGTRKQAWKELEKAYKEGLVRAIGVSNYTIPHLQELFEYAEIVPTVNQVEYHPFLNQNELLNICKKNNIILEAYSPLAHGQKISDPKLVTLAAKYGKTPAQILIRWAIDKGLVVIPKSVKKERILENSQVFDFKLSESDLAEMETWNENFRTCWDPTGA; encoded by the coding sequence ATGCAAAATTTAGTCTTAAATCAATCCATCCAACTCAATAACGGAGTGGAGATGCCAGTCTTTGGCTTAGGAGTCTGGAAAACAAGATCCGGAAAAGAATGTACAGATGCAGTTCTGAACGCACTTGAGTATGGATACAGACATATAGACACCGCTAAAATTTATGGAAATGAATCAGATGTAGGCCAAGCAATCAAAAAGAGCGGCATCCCAAGAAAAGAATTATTCATCACCACAAAACTATGGAATAGCGATCAAAGAAATCCACGCAAGTATTTGGATGAGTCCTTACAAACCCTAGGACTGGACACAATTGATTTATATCTGATCCATTTTCCTGTAGCTGGAACGAGAAAACAGGCATGGAAAGAGCTAGAAAAAGCATATAAAGAAGGTTTGGTTCGTGCGATCGGGGTAAGTAACTATACGATCCCTCATTTGCAGGAATTATTCGAATATGCAGAGATTGTTCCAACTGTGAACCAAGTAGAATACCATCCATTCTTAAACCAAAACGAACTTCTAAACATTTGCAAAAAGAATAATATAATCCTAGAAGCCTATAGTCCCCTCGCCCATGGCCAAAAAATTTCAGACCCAAAACTTGTGACTCTTGCTGCAAAATACGGAAAAACTCCTGCTCAAATCCTGATCCGTTGGGCAATCGACAAAGGATTGGTTGTGATCCCAAAATCTGTGAAAAAAGAAAGGATCCTAGAGAATTCACAAGTATTCGATTTTAAACTGAGCGAATCAGATCTGGCGGAAATGGAAACCTGGAACGAGAATTTCAGGACCTGTTGGGATCCTACAGGTGCTTAA